The Sphaeramia orbicularis chromosome 16, fSphaOr1.1, whole genome shotgun sequence genome window below encodes:
- the ago3a gene encoding protein argonaute-3 isoform X1, whose amino-acid sequence MEIGTTGAVGAQSLFSMPRRPGYGTMGKPIKLLANCFQVEIPKMDVYLYEVDIKPDKCPRRVNREVVDSMVQHFKVTIFGDRRPVYDGKKSLYTANPLPVAPTGVDLDVTLPGEGGKDRPFKVSIKFVSLVSWHMLHEVLTGRSMPEPLELDKPISTNPVHAVDVVLRHLPSMKYTPVGRSFFSAPEGYDHPLGGGREVWFGFHQSVRPAMWKMMLNIDVSATAFYKAQPVIQFMCEVLDIHNIDEQPRPLTDSHRVKFTKEIKGLKVEVTHCGTMRRKYRVCNVTRRPASHQTFPLQLENGQTVERTVAQYFREKYNLQLKYPHLPCLQVGQEQKHTYLPLEVCNIVAGQRCIKKLTDNQTSTMIKATARSAPDRQEEISRLVRSANYEADPFVQEFQFKVRDEMAHVTGRVLPAPMLQYGGRVSTEHFMNRTVATPSHGVWDMRGKQFHTGVEIKMWAIACFATQRQCREEILKGFTDQLRKISKDAGMPIQGQPCFCKYAQGADSVEPMFRHLKNTYAGLQLIIVILPGKTPVYAEVKRVGDTLLGMATQCVQVKNVVKTSPQTLSNLCLKINVKLGGINNILVPHQRPSVFQQPVIFLGADVTHPPAGDGKKPSIAAVVGSMDAHPSRYCATVRVQRPRQEVIQDLASMVRELLIQFYKSTRYKPTRIIFYRDGVSEGQFRQVLYYELLAIREACISLEKEYQPGITYIVVQKRHHTRLFCADRNERVGRSGNIPAGTTVDTDITHPYEFDFYLCSHAGIQGTSRPSHYHVLWDDNCFTADEFQLLTYQLCHTYVRCTRSVSIPAPAYYAHLVAFRARYHLVDKEHDSAEGSHVSGQSNGRDPQALAKAVQIHHDTLRTMYFA is encoded by the exons GAGCCGTTGGGGCCCAGTCCCTGTTCTCCATGCCACGGCGGCCTGGCTATGGCACCATGGGGAAGCCCATCAAGCTGCTGGCCAACTGCTTCCAGGTGGAGATCCCCAAGATGGATGTCTACCTCTACGAAGTGGACATCAAGCCTGACAAATGCCCCCGGCGAGTCAACAG GGAGGTGGTGGACTCCATGGTGCAGCACTTCAAGGTGACAATCTTTGGGGATCGCAGGCCGGTCTACGATGGAAAGAAGAGCCTGTACACAGCCAACCCACTGCCTGTAGCACCAACAGGG GTGGACCTAGACGTTACTTTACCAGGTGAGGGAGGCAAAGACCGCCCCTTTAAGGTTTCCATCAAGTTTGTGTCTTTAGTCAGCTGGCACATGCTCCATGAGGTGCTGACTGGTCGCAGCATGCCCGAGCCCCTGGAACTGGACAAACCCATCAGCACCAACCCTGTCCATGCTGTGGATGTAGTACTGCGACACCTGCCCTCCATGAA GTACACTCCTGTGGGTCGTTCCTTCTTCTCTGCTCCAGAGGGCTATGACCATCCGCTAGGTGGGGGCAGGGAGGTTTGGTTCGGCTTCCACCAATCTGTGCGCCCCGCCATGTGGAAGATGATGCTTAATATTGATG TGTCTGCCACCGCTTTCTACAAGGCCCAGCCAGTCATCCAGTTTATGTGTGAAGTGCTGGACATCCACAACATAGACGAGCAGCCACGCCCTCTCACAGACTCACACCGGGTCAAGTTCACCAAAGAAATCAAAG GTTTGAAGGTAGAGGTGACGCACTGTGGAACCATGCGGAGGAAGTACCGTGTCTGCAACGTGACCCGTCGGCCTGCCAGCCATCAAAC GTTCCCTCTACAACTAGAGAACGGTCAGACTGTAGAGCGCACTGTAGCCCAGTACTTCAGAGAGAAGTACAACCTGCAGCTCAAGTATCCACATTTGCCCTGTCTACAAGTGGGCCAGGAGCAAAAGCACACCTACTTACCCTTGGAG GTGTGTAACATTGTAGCAGGTCAACGGTGCATCAAGAAGCTGACGGATAATCAGACCTCCACTATGATCAAAGCCACAGCTCGCTCTGCACCTGACAGGCAGGAGGAGATCAGCAGGCTG GTGCGCAGTGCCAACTATGAGGCCGACCCTTTTGTGCAGGAATTCCAGTTCAAGGTGCGCGACGAGATGGCCCACGTGACGGGGCGAGTGCTACCCGCCCCAATGCTGCAATACGGCGGCAGGGTGAGCACAGAGCACTTTATG AACCGCACCGTAGCCACGCCCAGCCACGGGGTGTGGGACATGAGGGGGAAGCAGTTCCACACAGGAGTGGAGATTAAAATGTGGGCCATCGCCTGCTTCGCCACACAGAGGCAGTGTCGGGAAGAAATCCTCAA GGGTTTCACGGACCAGCTGCGTAAGATCTCTAAGGATGCTGGGATGCCCATCCAAGGCCAGCCATGTTTCTGTAAATACGCCCAGGGAGCTGACAGCGTGGAACCCATGTTCAGACACCTGAAGAACACGTATGCTGGACTGCAACTCATCATTGTCATCCTGCCAGGAAAAACCCCTGTCTATG CGGAGGTGAAGCGAGTGGGAGACACCCTCCTCGGCATGGCCACACAGTGTGTTCAGGTGAAGAATGTGGTGAAGACGTCGCCTCAGACCCTCTCTAACCTCTGCCTCAAGATCAATGTCAAGCTAGGAGGCATCAACAACATCCTGGTGCCTCATCAACG CCCATCAGTGTTTCAGCAGCCAGTTATCTTCTTGGGAGCAGATGTTACGCATCCGCCTGCCGGAGATGGAAAGAAGCCTTCAATAGCAGCA GTGGTCGGAAGTATGGATGCCCACCCCAGCAGGTACTGCGCCACTGTGCGGGTACAGAGGCCACGGCAAGAGGTTATTCAGGACCTGGCCTCCATGGTGCGGGAACTGCTCATCCAGTTCTACAAGTCGACCCGCTACAAGCCCACCAGAATCATCTTCTACAGGGATGGTGTTTCAGAAGGCCAGTTCAGACAG GTGCTGTATTATGAGCTGCTGGCTATCCGTGAGGCCTGTATCAGCCTGGAGAAGGAGTACCAACCAGGCATCACTTACATTGTTGTGCAAAAACGCCACCATACACGCCTCTTCTGTGCCGACCGCAACGAGAGA GTTGGACGTAGTGGAAACATTCCTGCTGGTACTACTGTGGACACGGACATCACGCATCCTTATGAGTTTGACTTTTACCTCTGCAGTCACGCTGGAATACAG GGCACCAGTCGGCCCTCCCACTACCATGTTCTGTGGGACGATAATTGTTTTACCGCTGACGAGTTCCAGCTGCTAACCTACCAGTTGTGCCACACCTACGTGCGCTGTACCCGCTCCGTGTCCATCCCTGCGCCAGCCTACTATGCCCACCTCGTGGCCTTCCGTGCCCGCTACCACCTGGTGGACAAAGAACATGACAG CGCTGAGGGCAGCCATGTGTCCGGTCAGAGCAACGGCCGGGACCCCCAGGCGCTGGCCAAAGCCGTTCAGATCCACCACGACACCCTGAGGACCATGTACTTCGCCTGA
- the ago3a gene encoding protein argonaute-3 isoform X2: MEIGTTGAVGAQSLFSMPRRPGYGTMGKPIKLLANCFQVEIPKMDVYLYEVDIKPDKCPRRVNREVVDSMVQHFKVTIFGDRRPVYDGKKSLYTANPLPVAPTGVDLDVTLPGEGGKDRPFKVSIKFVSLVSWHMLHEVLTGRSMPEPLELDKPISTNPVHAVDVVLRHLPSMKYTPVGRSFFSAPEGYDHPLGGGREVWFGFHQSVRPAMWKMMLNIDVSATAFYKAQPVIQFMCEVLDIHNIDEQPRPLTDSHRVKFTKEIKGLKVEVTHCGTMRRKYRVCNVTRRPASHQTFPLQLENGQTVERTVAQYFREKYNLQLKYPHLPCLQVGQEQKHTYLPLEVCNIVAGQRCIKKLTDNQTSTMIKATARSAPDRQEEISRLVRSANYEADPFVQEFQFKVRDEMAHVTGRVLPAPMLQYGGRNRTVATPSHGVWDMRGKQFHTGVEIKMWAIACFATQRQCREEILKGFTDQLRKISKDAGMPIQGQPCFCKYAQGADSVEPMFRHLKNTYAGLQLIIVILPGKTPVYAEVKRVGDTLLGMATQCVQVKNVVKTSPQTLSNLCLKINVKLGGINNILVPHQRPSVFQQPVIFLGADVTHPPAGDGKKPSIAAVVGSMDAHPSRYCATVRVQRPRQEVIQDLASMVRELLIQFYKSTRYKPTRIIFYRDGVSEGQFRQVLYYELLAIREACISLEKEYQPGITYIVVQKRHHTRLFCADRNERVGRSGNIPAGTTVDTDITHPYEFDFYLCSHAGIQGTSRPSHYHVLWDDNCFTADEFQLLTYQLCHTYVRCTRSVSIPAPAYYAHLVAFRARYHLVDKEHDSAEGSHVSGQSNGRDPQALAKAVQIHHDTLRTMYFA, encoded by the exons GAGCCGTTGGGGCCCAGTCCCTGTTCTCCATGCCACGGCGGCCTGGCTATGGCACCATGGGGAAGCCCATCAAGCTGCTGGCCAACTGCTTCCAGGTGGAGATCCCCAAGATGGATGTCTACCTCTACGAAGTGGACATCAAGCCTGACAAATGCCCCCGGCGAGTCAACAG GGAGGTGGTGGACTCCATGGTGCAGCACTTCAAGGTGACAATCTTTGGGGATCGCAGGCCGGTCTACGATGGAAAGAAGAGCCTGTACACAGCCAACCCACTGCCTGTAGCACCAACAGGG GTGGACCTAGACGTTACTTTACCAGGTGAGGGAGGCAAAGACCGCCCCTTTAAGGTTTCCATCAAGTTTGTGTCTTTAGTCAGCTGGCACATGCTCCATGAGGTGCTGACTGGTCGCAGCATGCCCGAGCCCCTGGAACTGGACAAACCCATCAGCACCAACCCTGTCCATGCTGTGGATGTAGTACTGCGACACCTGCCCTCCATGAA GTACACTCCTGTGGGTCGTTCCTTCTTCTCTGCTCCAGAGGGCTATGACCATCCGCTAGGTGGGGGCAGGGAGGTTTGGTTCGGCTTCCACCAATCTGTGCGCCCCGCCATGTGGAAGATGATGCTTAATATTGATG TGTCTGCCACCGCTTTCTACAAGGCCCAGCCAGTCATCCAGTTTATGTGTGAAGTGCTGGACATCCACAACATAGACGAGCAGCCACGCCCTCTCACAGACTCACACCGGGTCAAGTTCACCAAAGAAATCAAAG GTTTGAAGGTAGAGGTGACGCACTGTGGAACCATGCGGAGGAAGTACCGTGTCTGCAACGTGACCCGTCGGCCTGCCAGCCATCAAAC GTTCCCTCTACAACTAGAGAACGGTCAGACTGTAGAGCGCACTGTAGCCCAGTACTTCAGAGAGAAGTACAACCTGCAGCTCAAGTATCCACATTTGCCCTGTCTACAAGTGGGCCAGGAGCAAAAGCACACCTACTTACCCTTGGAG GTGTGTAACATTGTAGCAGGTCAACGGTGCATCAAGAAGCTGACGGATAATCAGACCTCCACTATGATCAAAGCCACAGCTCGCTCTGCACCTGACAGGCAGGAGGAGATCAGCAGGCTG GTGCGCAGTGCCAACTATGAGGCCGACCCTTTTGTGCAGGAATTCCAGTTCAAGGTGCGCGACGAGATGGCCCACGTGACGGGGCGAGTGCTACCCGCCCCAATGCTGCAATACGGCGGCAGG AACCGCACCGTAGCCACGCCCAGCCACGGGGTGTGGGACATGAGGGGGAAGCAGTTCCACACAGGAGTGGAGATTAAAATGTGGGCCATCGCCTGCTTCGCCACACAGAGGCAGTGTCGGGAAGAAATCCTCAA GGGTTTCACGGACCAGCTGCGTAAGATCTCTAAGGATGCTGGGATGCCCATCCAAGGCCAGCCATGTTTCTGTAAATACGCCCAGGGAGCTGACAGCGTGGAACCCATGTTCAGACACCTGAAGAACACGTATGCTGGACTGCAACTCATCATTGTCATCCTGCCAGGAAAAACCCCTGTCTATG CGGAGGTGAAGCGAGTGGGAGACACCCTCCTCGGCATGGCCACACAGTGTGTTCAGGTGAAGAATGTGGTGAAGACGTCGCCTCAGACCCTCTCTAACCTCTGCCTCAAGATCAATGTCAAGCTAGGAGGCATCAACAACATCCTGGTGCCTCATCAACG CCCATCAGTGTTTCAGCAGCCAGTTATCTTCTTGGGAGCAGATGTTACGCATCCGCCTGCCGGAGATGGAAAGAAGCCTTCAATAGCAGCA GTGGTCGGAAGTATGGATGCCCACCCCAGCAGGTACTGCGCCACTGTGCGGGTACAGAGGCCACGGCAAGAGGTTATTCAGGACCTGGCCTCCATGGTGCGGGAACTGCTCATCCAGTTCTACAAGTCGACCCGCTACAAGCCCACCAGAATCATCTTCTACAGGGATGGTGTTTCAGAAGGCCAGTTCAGACAG GTGCTGTATTATGAGCTGCTGGCTATCCGTGAGGCCTGTATCAGCCTGGAGAAGGAGTACCAACCAGGCATCACTTACATTGTTGTGCAAAAACGCCACCATACACGCCTCTTCTGTGCCGACCGCAACGAGAGA GTTGGACGTAGTGGAAACATTCCTGCTGGTACTACTGTGGACACGGACATCACGCATCCTTATGAGTTTGACTTTTACCTCTGCAGTCACGCTGGAATACAG GGCACCAGTCGGCCCTCCCACTACCATGTTCTGTGGGACGATAATTGTTTTACCGCTGACGAGTTCCAGCTGCTAACCTACCAGTTGTGCCACACCTACGTGCGCTGTACCCGCTCCGTGTCCATCCCTGCGCCAGCCTACTATGCCCACCTCGTGGCCTTCCGTGCCCGCTACCACCTGGTGGACAAAGAACATGACAG CGCTGAGGGCAGCCATGTGTCCGGTCAGAGCAACGGCCGGGACCCCCAGGCGCTGGCCAAAGCCGTTCAGATCCACCACGACACCCTGAGGACCATGTACTTCGCCTGA